From a single Serratia surfactantfaciens genomic region:
- the phoB gene encoding phosphate response regulator transcription factor PhoB has translation MARRILVVEDEAPIREMVCFVLEQNGYQPLEAEDYDSAVTRLSEPFPDLVLLDWMLPGGSGIQFIKHMKREALTRDIPVMMLTARGEEEDRVRGLEVGADDYITKPFSPKELVARIKAVMRRISPMAVEEVIEMQGLSLDPSSHRVMANDQALDMGPTEFKLLHFFMTHPERVYSREQLLNHVWGTNVYVEDRTVDVHIRRLRKALETSGHDKMVQTVRGTGYRFSTRY, from the coding sequence ATGGCAAGACGCATACTGGTGGTGGAAGACGAAGCGCCGATCCGTGAGATGGTGTGCTTTGTGTTGGAACAGAATGGTTACCAACCGTTGGAAGCCGAGGATTATGACAGCGCCGTGACGCGCCTGTCTGAGCCGTTCCCTGATTTGGTGTTGCTCGATTGGATGCTGCCCGGCGGTTCCGGCATTCAGTTTATCAAGCATATGAAGCGCGAAGCGCTGACCCGCGATATCCCGGTGATGATGTTGACCGCGCGCGGCGAAGAGGAAGACCGGGTGCGCGGCCTGGAAGTGGGGGCGGATGATTACATCACCAAGCCGTTCTCGCCCAAGGAGCTGGTGGCGCGCATCAAAGCGGTCATGCGCCGTATTTCACCGATGGCGGTGGAAGAAGTGATTGAAATGCAAGGGCTGAGCCTGGATCCGTCCTCTCACCGCGTGATGGCGAACGATCAGGCGCTGGACATGGGGCCGACCGAGTTCAAGCTGCTGCACTTCTTTATGACCCACCCGGAGCGGGTTTATAGCCGCGAGCAGTTGCTTAATCACGTCTGGGGCACTAACGTTTATGTGGAAGACCGTACCGTTGACGTGCATATCCGTCGGCTCCGCAAGGCGTTAGAAACCAGTGGGCATGATAAAATGGTTCAAACCGTTCGGGGCACCGGCTACCGGTTCTCAACGCGCTACTGA
- the phoR gene encoding phosphate regulon sensor histidine kinase PhoR encodes MLERLSWKRLALELALFCLPALLLGLIFGYLPWFLLASALAALVWNFYNQLKLSHWLWIDRSMTPPPGRWSWEPLFYGLYQMQQRNRRRRRELALLIKRFRSGAESLPDAVVMTTVEGNIFWCNGLAQHLLGFRWPEDNGQHILNLLRYPEFSHYLQQQEFSRPLTLQLNNEHYVEFRVMPYSEGQLLMVARDVTQMRQLEGARRNFFANVSHELRTPLTVLQGYLEMMGDEEQDGSLRSKALSTMQEQTRRMDGLVKQLLTLSRIEAAPNVDMNERVDIPLMLRVLQREAQSLSGGNHEIAFRVNEQLKVFGNEDQLRSAVSNLVYNAVNHTPKGTHIEVSWQQTAHGAQFQVSDNGPGIAAEHLPRLTERFYRVDKARSRQTGGSGLGLAIVKHALSHHDARLEILSEPGIGTRFIFTLPNRLIVPAALSENAVKN; translated from the coding sequence GTGTTAGAACGTCTGTCGTGGAAGAGGCTGGCTCTGGAGCTGGCTCTTTTTTGTCTGCCCGCCTTACTGCTGGGGCTGATTTTCGGTTATCTGCCCTGGTTCCTGCTGGCCTCTGCGCTGGCTGCGCTGGTGTGGAATTTCTACAACCAGCTCAAACTCTCCCATTGGCTGTGGATCGACCGCAGCATGACGCCGCCGCCCGGCCGCTGGAGCTGGGAGCCGCTGTTCTATGGCCTGTATCAGATGCAGCAGCGCAACCGCCGCCGCCGCCGCGAGCTGGCGCTGCTTATCAAGCGCTTTCGCAGCGGGGCCGAATCGCTGCCTGACGCGGTGGTGATGACCACCGTCGAAGGCAATATCTTCTGGTGCAACGGTCTGGCGCAGCATCTGCTCGGCTTCCGCTGGCCGGAAGACAACGGCCAGCACATCCTCAACCTGCTGCGTTATCCGGAGTTCAGCCACTATTTGCAACAGCAGGAGTTTTCGCGCCCGCTGACGCTGCAGTTGAACAACGAACATTACGTCGAATTCCGCGTGATGCCCTATTCCGAAGGGCAACTGCTGATGGTGGCGCGCGACGTCACCCAGATGCGCCAGCTGGAAGGGGCGCGGCGCAACTTCTTCGCCAACGTCAGCCATGAGCTGCGCACGCCGTTGACGGTGCTGCAGGGCTACCTGGAAATGATGGGCGACGAAGAGCAGGACGGCTCGCTGCGCAGCAAGGCGCTGAGCACCATGCAAGAGCAGACCCGCCGGATGGACGGGCTGGTCAAGCAGTTGCTGACGCTGTCGCGCATCGAGGCGGCGCCCAATGTCGACATGAACGAACGGGTGGATATTCCGCTGATGCTGCGGGTGTTGCAGCGCGAGGCGCAATCGCTGAGCGGCGGCAATCACGAGATCGCTTTCCGGGTGAACGAACAGCTCAAAGTGTTCGGCAATGAAGACCAGTTGCGCAGCGCGGTGTCTAACCTGGTGTACAACGCGGTCAATCACACGCCGAAGGGCACCCATATCGAAGTCAGCTGGCAGCAGACGGCGCATGGCGCGCAGTTCCAGGTCAGCGACAACGGGCCGGGCATCGCCGCCGAGCACCTTCCGCGCCTGACCGAGCGTTTTTATCGCGTCGACAAGGCCCGTTCGCGCCAGACCGGCGGCAGTGGGCTGGGGCTGGCGATCGTCAAACACGCGCTCAGCCATCACGACGCGCGGCTGGAGATCCTCAGCGAACCGGGGATCGGCACCCGCTTTATCTTTACCTTACCCAACCGGTTGATTGTTCCGGCCGCTTTATCAGAGAATGCGGTGAAAAATTAA
- a CDS encoding PstS family phosphate ABC transporter substrate-binding protein — protein sequence MTRITRGLLLCLALLAGRGALAQPDGMLAGNLSSVGSDTLANLMALWAQDFSQHYPNVNLQIQAAGSSTAPTALAAGAAQLGPMSRPMKAAEVSAFEHRYGYAPLAVPVAVDALVVLVHQDNPLRGLNLQQLDRIFSATRRCGESQPLTRWGELGLSGDWATRSLQRFGRNSASGTYGYFKLRALCGGDFMPRVNELPGSASVVQAVAGSLNGIGYASIGFRASGVRLLPLAESGEDYVAPTAANVRNDRYPLSRYLYIYINKAPNQPLEPLTAAFLDRVLSTAGQSLVNHDGYLPLPPAALQKTRQALGLQPLAPAMMQ from the coding sequence ATGACCCGAATTACCCGAGGGCTGTTGCTTTGCCTGGCGCTGCTGGCCGGACGTGGCGCGCTGGCGCAGCCCGACGGCATGCTGGCGGGCAATCTGTCCAGCGTCGGCTCCGACACCCTGGCGAACCTGATGGCGCTGTGGGCGCAGGACTTCAGCCAGCATTACCCCAACGTTAATCTGCAGATCCAGGCCGCCGGTTCGTCGACCGCGCCGACCGCGTTGGCGGCGGGCGCCGCGCAGCTGGGCCCGATGAGCCGGCCGATGAAGGCGGCCGAGGTTTCGGCGTTCGAACATCGTTACGGCTATGCGCCGCTGGCGGTGCCGGTGGCGGTGGATGCGCTGGTGGTGTTGGTGCATCAGGACAATCCGCTGCGCGGCCTCAATTTGCAGCAACTCGATCGTATTTTCTCCGCCACCCGGCGCTGCGGTGAAAGCCAGCCGCTGACGCGCTGGGGCGAACTGGGGCTGAGCGGCGACTGGGCGACGCGCTCGCTGCAACGCTTTGGCCGCAACTCGGCTTCCGGCACCTACGGCTATTTCAAACTGCGCGCGCTGTGCGGCGGCGATTTTATGCCGCGCGTCAATGAGTTGCCCGGTTCGGCCTCGGTGGTGCAGGCGGTGGCCGGTTCGCTCAACGGCATCGGCTACGCCAGCATCGGTTTTCGCGCCAGCGGCGTGCGGCTGCTGCCGTTGGCGGAGTCGGGGGAGGACTATGTCGCGCCTACCGCCGCCAACGTGCGCAACGATCGCTACCCGCTGTCGCGCTACCTGTATATCTATATCAACAAAGCCCCCAATCAACCGCTGGAGCCGCTGACCGCGGCGTTCCTCGATCGCGTGCTGTCGACCGCAGGACAGAGCCTGGTCAACCACGACGGCTATCTGCCTCTGCCGCCGGCCGCTCTGCAGAAGACCCGCCAGGCGCTCGGGCTGCAGCCGCTTGCGCCGGCCATGATGCAATAA
- the brnQ gene encoding branched-chain amino acid transport system II carrier protein — protein sequence MSHRLTSKDILALGFMTFALFVGAGNIIFPPMVGLQSGEHVWTAALGFLITAVGLPVITVIALARVGGGIDALSSPIGRGAGLLLATVCYLAVGPLFATPRTATVSFEVGIAPLTGDGAMPLFIYSLVYFALVIGISLYPGRLLDTVGHVLAPLKIVALAVLGIAALLWPAGAPIPATAAYQSVPFSSGFVNGYLTMDTLGALVFGIVIVNAARSRGVKDAGLLTRYTILAGLIAGVGLTLVYLSLFKLGSGSGALVPDATNGAVILHAYVQNTFGGLGSFFLAALIFIACMVTAVGLTCACAEFFAQYLPFSYKTLVFILGLFSMVVSNLGLSHLIQISIPVLTAIYPPCIVLVVLSFTLRWWHSAPRIIAPVMLVSLLFGILDAVKASSFQQLLPAWTTHLPLAEQGLAWLPPSLLMLVLVAIYDRVCTRSQVTAH from the coding sequence ATGAGTCATCGTTTAACGTCAAAAGATATCCTGGCATTGGGCTTTATGACCTTTGCCTTATTCGTCGGGGCCGGGAACATCATCTTCCCGCCGATGGTCGGTTTACAGTCCGGTGAACATGTCTGGACTGCGGCGCTGGGCTTCCTGATCACCGCCGTCGGCCTACCGGTCATCACCGTCATCGCGCTGGCGCGCGTCGGCGGCGGCATCGACGCCCTCAGTTCGCCGATTGGCCGCGGCGCCGGCCTGCTGCTGGCGACCGTCTGCTACCTGGCCGTCGGCCCGCTGTTCGCGACGCCGCGCACCGCCACCGTCTCCTTTGAAGTGGGCATCGCCCCGCTGACCGGCGACGGCGCCATGCCGCTGTTCATCTACAGCCTGGTGTATTTCGCGCTGGTGATTGGCATCTCCCTGTATCCGGGCCGCCTGCTCGATACCGTCGGCCACGTGCTGGCGCCGCTGAAGATCGTCGCGTTAGCCGTACTGGGCATCGCCGCGTTGCTGTGGCCTGCCGGCGCGCCGATTCCGGCGACGGCGGCTTACCAGAGCGTGCCTTTCTCCTCCGGTTTCGTTAACGGCTATCTGACCATGGATACGCTGGGCGCGCTGGTATTCGGCATCGTTATCGTCAACGCGGCGCGCTCGCGCGGCGTGAAAGACGCCGGTCTGTTGACCCGTTACACCATTCTGGCCGGTTTGATCGCCGGCGTGGGCCTGACGCTGGTTTATCTGAGCTTGTTCAAGCTGGGTTCCGGCAGCGGCGCGCTGGTGCCGGACGCTACCAACGGCGCGGTGATCCTGCACGCTTACGTTCAGAACACCTTCGGCGGCCTGGGCAGCTTCTTCCTGGCGGCGCTGATCTTCATCGCCTGCATGGTGACTGCGGTAGGCCTGACCTGCGCCTGCGCTGAGTTCTTCGCGCAATACCTGCCGTTCTCCTACAAGACGCTGGTGTTTATTCTGGGCCTGTTCTCGATGGTGGTGTCCAACCTCGGTCTGAGCCACCTGATCCAGATCTCCATTCCGGTGCTGACCGCGATTTACCCGCCGTGCATCGTGCTGGTGGTGCTGAGCTTCACCCTGCGTTGGTGGCACAGCGCACCGCGCATCATCGCGCCGGTGATGCTTGTCAGCCTGTTGTTTGGTATCCTTGACGCAGTGAAAGCGTCCAGCTTCCAGCAGCTGCTGCCGGCCTGGACCACTCACCTGCCGCTGGCGGAGCAGGGGTTGGCATGGTTGCCGCCTTCGCTGCTGATGCTGGTGCTGGTCGCGATTTATGATCGGGTGTGCACGCGTTCTCAAGTGACCGCGCACTGA
- the proY gene encoding proline-specific permease ProY: MQQQSPTTAPDNKLKRGLSTRHIRFMALGSAIGTGLFYGSADAIKMAGPSVLLAYLIGGIVAFIIMRALGEMSVNNPQASSFSRYAQDYLGPMAGYITGWTYCFEILIVAIADVTAFGIYMGVWFPEVPHWIWVLSVVLIIGAINLMSVKVFGELEFWFSFFKVATIIIMIAAGIGIIIWGIGNGGQPTGIHNLWSNGGFFSNGFIGMILSLQLVMFAYGGIEIIGITAGEAKDPKKSIPKAINSVPWRILVFYVGTLFVIMSIYPWNQVGTNGSPFVLTFQHMGITVAAGILNFVVITASLSAINSDVFGVGRMLHGMAEQGHAPKMFSKISKRGIPWVTVVVMMLALLLAVYLNYIMPESVFLVIASLATFATVWVWIMILFSQIAFRRSLSKEQVKQLAFPLRGGVFTSVVAIVFLVFIIGLIGYFPTTRVSLYAGLVWVVLLLAGYWFKVNHQKKRAPLATQQD, from the coding sequence ATGCAACAACAGTCACCCACCACTGCCCCCGACAATAAGCTGAAACGCGGCCTCAGCACGCGTCACATCCGCTTTATGGCGCTGGGGTCGGCCATCGGCACCGGGTTGTTCTACGGCTCGGCGGACGCCATCAAAATGGCCGGCCCGAGCGTGCTGCTGGCTTACCTGATCGGCGGCATCGTGGCCTTTATCATCATGCGCGCGCTGGGGGAGATGTCGGTCAACAACCCACAGGCCAGCTCGTTTTCCCGTTACGCGCAGGATTACCTCGGCCCGATGGCGGGCTACATCACCGGCTGGACTTACTGCTTTGAAATCCTGATTGTCGCCATCGCTGACGTGACCGCTTTCGGCATCTATATGGGCGTCTGGTTCCCGGAAGTGCCGCATTGGATCTGGGTGCTGAGCGTGGTGCTGATCATCGGCGCCATCAACCTGATGAGCGTCAAGGTGTTCGGCGAGCTGGAGTTCTGGTTCTCGTTCTTCAAGGTCGCCACCATCATCATCATGATCGCGGCCGGCATCGGCATCATCATCTGGGGTATCGGCAACGGCGGGCAACCGACCGGCATTCATAACCTGTGGTCGAACGGCGGCTTCTTCAGCAACGGTTTTATCGGCATGATCCTGTCGCTGCAGCTGGTGATGTTCGCTTACGGCGGCATTGAAATTATCGGCATCACCGCCGGCGAAGCCAAAGATCCGAAAAAATCGATTCCGAAGGCCATCAACTCGGTGCCATGGCGCATTCTGGTGTTCTACGTCGGCACGCTGTTCGTCATCATGTCGATCTACCCGTGGAATCAGGTGGGCACCAACGGCAGCCCGTTCGTGCTGACCTTCCAGCATATGGGCATCACCGTGGCAGCGGGCATCCTCAACTTCGTGGTGATCACCGCTTCGCTGTCGGCGATCAACAGCGACGTGTTCGGCGTCGGCCGCATGCTGCACGGCATGGCCGAACAGGGGCACGCGCCGAAGATGTTCAGCAAGATATCGAAACGCGGCATTCCTTGGGTGACGGTAGTGGTGATGATGCTGGCGCTGTTGCTGGCGGTGTACCTCAACTACATCATGCCGGAGAGCGTGTTCCTGGTGATCGCTTCCCTGGCGACTTTCGCCACCGTGTGGGTGTGGATCATGATCCTGTTCTCCCAAATCGCCTTCCGCCGCAGCCTGAGCAAAGAGCAGGTGAAGCAGCTGGCGTTCCCGCTGCGCGGCGGGGTGTTCACCTCGGTGGTGGCGATCGTGTTCCTGGTGTTCATCATCGGCCTGATCGGCTACTTCCCGACCACGCGCGTCTCGCTGTACGCCGGCCTGGTCTGGGTGGTATTGCTGCTGGCGGGGTACTGGTTCAAGGTCAACCATCAGAAAAAACGCGCGCCGTTGGCGACGCAGCAAGACTAA